In Populus nigra chromosome 10, ddPopNigr1.1, whole genome shotgun sequence, the following proteins share a genomic window:
- the LOC133704909 gene encoding rust resistance kinase Lr10-like isoform X1: MTKRQGSPTASATLFTLLIFLLTTKVLARFIPHVCSPSSCGEIEIINYPFRLKTDPAGCGEPDFELSCENNKTILELHSGKYLVKRISYDVQRLRVVDVNLANGTCSLPYKSVSVDEFMDDDHYRLDATTYTSFIKCSSNLSDQAYRLVPCLSGNGTSVYVSYVTYIISSLQGSCLFVSRVPTVYQAVLFPSYDSILQLMQTGFDLEWSIGCWYSSYSYDCYRSDYYLPTWLAAFSVVWDFLSAVYLVGRFILAPIGIFGFLIHKYMTTNKASGNEEIFLVNQQHLMPKRYTFSDIIAITNNFKDKLGQGGFGNVYKGQLRDAFLVAVKMLGNAKCNDEDFINEVSIIGRIHHVNIVRLVGFCSEGSYRALVFEYMANGSLDKLLFSRETELLLVSWEKLLQIAVGTARGIEHLHGGCSVCILHLDIKPHNVLLDSNFIPKVSDFGLAKFYPREKDFVSISTTRGTIGYFAPEMISRNLGAVSCKSDVYSFGKLLLEMAGRRRKSNSKGNCSSDVNFPSWVYDHLSEGGDLELENVTEIEAAIARKLCIVGLWCIQKAASDRPTMTKVVEMLGANIDDLQLPSNALSFPQSISEEPQSDSSTESLIPETVDRSL, translated from the exons ATGACAAAAAGGCAAGGTTCACCTACAGCCTCAGCCACTCTGTTTACTCTACTAATCTTTCTACTCACAACCAAAGTTCTAGCAAGATTCATCCCCCATGTTTGCTCCCCTTCCTCATGTGGAGAAATTGAAATCATCAACTACCCTTTTCGCCTGAAGACCGATCCCGCTGGCTGTGGCGAACCAGACTTCGAACTTTCTTGCGAGAACAACAAGACCATATTAGAACTCCACTCAGGGAAGTATCTTGTTAAGCGAATTTCCTATGATGTTCAGAGACTCCGTGTCGTTGATGTTAACTTAGCTAATGGTACCTGCAGCCTCCCGTACAAATCAGTGTCGGTTGATGAGTTTATGGATGATGATCACTATAGATTAGACGCTACTACTTATACAAGTTTTATCAAGTGTTCGAGTAATTTGAGTGACCAAGCTTATAGACTAGTTCCTTGTTTGAGTGGAAATGGGACTAGTGTTTATGTTAGTTATGTCACCTACATAATTTCTAGTCTCCAAGGATCATGCTTGTTCGTTTCAAGAGTGCCTACGGTTTATCAGGCTGTGCTGTTCCCCTCTTATGATAGTATCTTGCAATTGATGCAAACAGGGTTTGATCTTGAATGGTCTATTGGGTGCTGGTACTCATCATATAGCTATGATTGTTACAGATCAG ATTATTATCTTCCCACATGGCTTGCAGCCTTCTCTGTGGTTTGGGATTTTTTGTCAG CAGTATATCTTGTTGGAAGATTCATCCTCGCTCCGATAGGGATATTTGGATTCCTCATTCACAAGTATATGACAACAAATAAGGCGTCTGGCAACGAAGAGATATTTCTGGTCAATCAGCAACACTTGATGCCCAAGAGGTACACTTTCTCTGACATTATTGCAATTACAAACAACTTCAAAGATAAATTAGGCCAAGGTGGATTTGGGAATGTATATAAAGGACAACTTCGTGATGCGTTTTTAGTTGCCGTTAAAATGCTTGGCAATGCCAAATGCAATGACGAGGACTTCATTAATGAAGTCTCCATAATTGGTAGAATTCATCATGTTAACATAGTACGGCTGGTGGGATTTTGTTCCGAGGGATCTTACCGAGCTCTTGTATTCGAGTATATGGCTAATGGATCTCTTGATAagcttttattttcaagagaaaCAGAACTTCTTCTAGTTAGTTGGGAGAAACTCCTTCAGATAGCTGTAGGCACAGCTCGAGGGATTGAGCATCTTCATGGGGGATGCAGCGTATGCATTCTTCATTTGGATATTAAGCCTCACAATGTCCTGCTAGATAGTAATTTCATCCCAAAAGTTTCAGATTTTGGCCTTGCAAAATTTTATCCCAGGGAAAAGGATTTTGTATCCATTAGTACTACCAGAGGAACTATAGGGTACTTTGCTCCTGAAATGATTTCAAGGAACCTCGGAGCTGTTTCTTGcaaatcagatgtttatagtTTTGGGAAGTTATTGTTGGAAATggctggaagaagaaggaagtcTAATTCAAAGGGAAATTGCTCAAGCGATGTAAATTTCCCATCGTGGGTTTATGACCATCTCAGTGAGGGAGGAGATTTAGAGCTTGAGAATGTCACTGAAATTGAGGCTGCAATAGCAAGAAAGCTGTGTATCGTTGGGCTGTGGTGCATCCAAAAGGCAGCATCAGATCGTCCAACCATGACCAAAGTGGTGGAAATGCTTGGAGCAAACATTGATGATCTGCAATTGCCTTCCAATGCTCTATCATTTCCCCAATCTATTTCCGAAGAACCTCAATCAGATTCCTCAACGGAATCGCTAATACCCGAGACAGTGGATCGAAGCTTGTAG
- the LOC133704910 gene encoding leucine-rich repeat receptor protein kinase HPCA1-like, producing the protein MGFRATAQLLFLLSFFASGIHLNLSATDPGDAAELQSLKSHWQNTPPSWDQTDDPCGAPWVGVTCTNSRITSLSLPSMSLAGNLSDRIGGLTELRSLDLSFNPNVTGSLTPRLGDLKNLKILILAGCGFSGSIPDELGNLAELSFLALNSNILSGRIPASLGKLSKLYWLDLAENQLTGTIPISKNSSPGLDQLLNAKHFHFNRNQLSGFIPRELFSSDMMLIHVLFDGNRLEGGIPSTLGLVKTLEVLRLNRNAFSGEVPKNLNNLTNLNELNLANNKLRGPLPDLTKMDSLSYVDLSNNSFDSSESSDWFSTLPSLTTLVIENGPLQGTLTPKVFSFPNIQQVLLRNNAFNGTFDLDDSFSPQLQLVDLQNNQISAVTLSADYKNKLILVGNPVCTGLPNVSFCQP; encoded by the exons ATGGGATTTAGAGCCACAGCCCAGTTGCTCttcctcctttctttctttgcttctGGAATTCATCTCAATCTCTCTGCCACAGACCCTGGTGATG CGGCAGAACTCCAATCCCTCAAGAGTCATTGGCAAAATACACCACCAAGCTGGGATCAGACCGATGATCCATGCGGAGCACCATGGGTCGGAGTTACATGCACCAATTCAAGGATCACTTCATTGTCA TTACCAAGCATGAGCCTCGCAGGGAATCTAAGTGATCGTATTGGAGGACTAACCGAATTGAGATCCTT GGACCTGTCATTTAATCCAAACGTTACAGGATCCCTCACTCCACGGTTAGGAGATctgaaaaacttgaaaatccT AATTCTTGCTGGCTGTGGCTTCAGTGGTAGTATTCCAGATGAGCTGGGCAATCTTGCTGAGCTATCCTTCTT GGCTCTCAACTCAAACATTTTATCTGGTAGAATCCCCGCTTCGCTCGGTAAACTCTCCAAACTCTACTGGCTGGACCTTGCAGAAAATCAATTGACAGGAACAATCCCAATCTCCAAGAACTCCAGCCCAGGCTTGGACCAGCTACTAAATGCTAAGCACTT CCATTTCAATAGAAACCAGCTTTCAGGCTTCATTCCACGTGAACTTTTCAGCTCTGATATGATGCTGATACATGT ATTGTTCGATGGGAATCGACTTGAAGGAGGAATTCCTTCCACATTAGGTCTAGTTAAGACTCTTGAGGTTCT TCGACTCAATAGAAATGCTTTTTCTGGGGAGGTTCCAAAAAATCTGAACAACCTCACGAATCTCAATGAATT GAATTTAGCAAACAATAAACTTAGGGGCCCTTTACCAGATTTAACTAAAATGGACTCCCTCAGTTACGT GGATCTCAGTAACAATTCCTTCGACTCTTCAGAATCTTCTGATTGGTTCTCAACCTTACCATCTCTCACCACCTT AGTTATAGAAAATGGACCTCTTCAAGGGACTTTAACGCCAAAAGTCTTCAGCTTTCCCAATATACAGCAAGT GCTATTGAGGAACAATGCATTCAATGGCACCTTTGACCTGGATGACAGCTTTAGTCCACAACTTCAACTCGTTGATCTGCAGAACAACCAGATTTCCGCCGTAACACTGTCAGCtgactacaaaaacaaattaat ACTTGTGGGAAACCCTGTGTGCACTGGTCTCCCAAATGTTAGTTTCTGTCAACCGTAG
- the LOC133704278 gene encoding 2-oxoglutarate and iron-dependent oxygenase domain-containing protein CP2-like isoform X3, whose protein sequence is MSTDDATEKARENGNGVELPSTQRLIPFENKEHNPESYEDMQLDYSPLLFSSLERYLPPNMLNLPRDRKVHFLSDILTRYSPQGEHTRVQKHRKYRQQILSNYEPRHKELYTMNAANFFVPSFLKAISENSEESFRSIMVEPTPGVYTFEMFQPKFCEMLMAEVESMERWVHDQRFHIICPNTMNKYGVVLDDFGLETMLNKLMDGYICPMSRVFFPEVGGLTLDSHHGFVVEYGVNRDIELGFHVDDSEVTLNVCLGEQFYGGDLFFRGVRCDKHVNTETQSEEVFDYAHIPGQAVLHRGRHRHGARATISGHRVNLVIWCRSYCIDRD, encoded by the exons atgTCTACGGATGACGCGACTGAAAAAGCGAGGGAGAATGGGAACGGCGTCGAATTGCCGTCAACGCAAAGGCTGATACCGTTCGAGAACAAGGAGCACAACCCGGAGAGCTACGAGGACATGCAATTGGATTACAGTCCTCTCCTCTTTAGCTCTCTAGAGCGGTACTTGCCACCTAACATGCTCAATTTGCCGCGTGAtcgtaaagtccacttcctgagTGACATTCTGACTCGCTACTCTCCTCAGGGTGAACACACTCGC GTTCAAAAGCATCGAAAGTACAGACAGCAGATTCTATCAAACTATGAG CCTAGACATAAGGAGCTGTATACTATGAATGCTGCAAATTTCTTTGTTCCTTCATTTCTCAAAGCAATCAGTGAGAACTCAGAAGAGAGTTTCAGAAGCATAATGGTGGAACCTACACCAGGAGTTTATACATTTGAAATGTTTCAGCCAAAGTTCTGTGAAATGTTGATGGCTGAG GTAGAAAGCATGGAAAGATGGGTGCATGATCAAAGGTTCCATATAATTTGTCCGAACACTATGAACAAATATGGTGTTGTTCTTGATGACTTTGGACTGGAAACCATGCTTAACAAGTTGATGGATGGCTATATATGTCCCATGTCTAGAG TTTTCTTTCCTGAGGTGGGTGGATTAACTCTGGATTCTCACCATGGTTTTGTTGTTGAATACGGAGTGAATAGGGATATCGAGCTTG GTTTTCATGTTGATGATTCTGAAGTTACCTTGAATGTTTGCTTGGGTGAGCAATTTTATGGTGGAGATTTGTTCTTTCGTGGTGTTCGATGCGATAAACATGTGAATACAGAAACCCAATCAGAG GAGGTTTTTGATTATGCCCACATTCCGGGACAAGCAGTTCTTCATCGTGGTCGCCATCGGCATGGTGCAAGAGCGACAATTTCTGGGCACCGGGTCAACTTGGTTATATGGTGCAGAAG TTACTGCATTGACCGGGATTGA
- the LOC133704909 gene encoding rust resistance kinase Lr10-like isoform X2 yields the protein MTKRQGSPTASATLFTLLIFLLTTKVLARFIPHVCSPSSCGEIEIINYPFRLKTDPAGCGEPDFELSCENNKTILELHSGKYLVKRISYDVQRLRVVDVNLANGTCSLPYKSVSVDEFMDDDHYRLDATTYTSFIKCSSNLSDQAYRLVPCLSGNGTSVYVSYVTYIISSLQGSCLFVSRVPTVYQAVLFPSYDSILQLMQTGFDLEWSIGCWYSSYSYDCYRSDYYLPTWLAAFSVVWDFLSVYLVGRFILAPIGIFGFLIHKYMTTNKASGNEEIFLVNQQHLMPKRYTFSDIIAITNNFKDKLGQGGFGNVYKGQLRDAFLVAVKMLGNAKCNDEDFINEVSIIGRIHHVNIVRLVGFCSEGSYRALVFEYMANGSLDKLLFSRETELLLVSWEKLLQIAVGTARGIEHLHGGCSVCILHLDIKPHNVLLDSNFIPKVSDFGLAKFYPREKDFVSISTTRGTIGYFAPEMISRNLGAVSCKSDVYSFGKLLLEMAGRRRKSNSKGNCSSDVNFPSWVYDHLSEGGDLELENVTEIEAAIARKLCIVGLWCIQKAASDRPTMTKVVEMLGANIDDLQLPSNALSFPQSISEEPQSDSSTESLIPETVDRSL from the exons ATGACAAAAAGGCAAGGTTCACCTACAGCCTCAGCCACTCTGTTTACTCTACTAATCTTTCTACTCACAACCAAAGTTCTAGCAAGATTCATCCCCCATGTTTGCTCCCCTTCCTCATGTGGAGAAATTGAAATCATCAACTACCCTTTTCGCCTGAAGACCGATCCCGCTGGCTGTGGCGAACCAGACTTCGAACTTTCTTGCGAGAACAACAAGACCATATTAGAACTCCACTCAGGGAAGTATCTTGTTAAGCGAATTTCCTATGATGTTCAGAGACTCCGTGTCGTTGATGTTAACTTAGCTAATGGTACCTGCAGCCTCCCGTACAAATCAGTGTCGGTTGATGAGTTTATGGATGATGATCACTATAGATTAGACGCTACTACTTATACAAGTTTTATCAAGTGTTCGAGTAATTTGAGTGACCAAGCTTATAGACTAGTTCCTTGTTTGAGTGGAAATGGGACTAGTGTTTATGTTAGTTATGTCACCTACATAATTTCTAGTCTCCAAGGATCATGCTTGTTCGTTTCAAGAGTGCCTACGGTTTATCAGGCTGTGCTGTTCCCCTCTTATGATAGTATCTTGCAATTGATGCAAACAGGGTTTGATCTTGAATGGTCTATTGGGTGCTGGTACTCATCATATAGCTATGATTGTTACAGATCAG ATTATTATCTTCCCACATGGCTTGCAGCCTTCTCTGTGGTTTGGGATTTTTTGTCAG TATATCTTGTTGGAAGATTCATCCTCGCTCCGATAGGGATATTTGGATTCCTCATTCACAAGTATATGACAACAAATAAGGCGTCTGGCAACGAAGAGATATTTCTGGTCAATCAGCAACACTTGATGCCCAAGAGGTACACTTTCTCTGACATTATTGCAATTACAAACAACTTCAAAGATAAATTAGGCCAAGGTGGATTTGGGAATGTATATAAAGGACAACTTCGTGATGCGTTTTTAGTTGCCGTTAAAATGCTTGGCAATGCCAAATGCAATGACGAGGACTTCATTAATGAAGTCTCCATAATTGGTAGAATTCATCATGTTAACATAGTACGGCTGGTGGGATTTTGTTCCGAGGGATCTTACCGAGCTCTTGTATTCGAGTATATGGCTAATGGATCTCTTGATAagcttttattttcaagagaaaCAGAACTTCTTCTAGTTAGTTGGGAGAAACTCCTTCAGATAGCTGTAGGCACAGCTCGAGGGATTGAGCATCTTCATGGGGGATGCAGCGTATGCATTCTTCATTTGGATATTAAGCCTCACAATGTCCTGCTAGATAGTAATTTCATCCCAAAAGTTTCAGATTTTGGCCTTGCAAAATTTTATCCCAGGGAAAAGGATTTTGTATCCATTAGTACTACCAGAGGAACTATAGGGTACTTTGCTCCTGAAATGATTTCAAGGAACCTCGGAGCTGTTTCTTGcaaatcagatgtttatagtTTTGGGAAGTTATTGTTGGAAATggctggaagaagaaggaagtcTAATTCAAAGGGAAATTGCTCAAGCGATGTAAATTTCCCATCGTGGGTTTATGACCATCTCAGTGAGGGAGGAGATTTAGAGCTTGAGAATGTCACTGAAATTGAGGCTGCAATAGCAAGAAAGCTGTGTATCGTTGGGCTGTGGTGCATCCAAAAGGCAGCATCAGATCGTCCAACCATGACCAAAGTGGTGGAAATGCTTGGAGCAAACATTGATGATCTGCAATTGCCTTCCAATGCTCTATCATTTCCCCAATCTATTTCCGAAGAACCTCAATCAGATTCCTCAACGGAATCGCTAATACCCGAGACAGTGGATCGAAGCTTGTAG
- the LOC133704278 gene encoding 2-oxoglutarate and iron-dependent oxygenase domain-containing protein CP2-like isoform X1, producing the protein MSTDDATEKARENGNGVELPSTQRLIPFENKEHNPESYEDMQLDYSPLLFSSLERYLPPNMLNLPRDRKVHFLSDILTRYSPQGEHTRVQKHRKYRQQILSNYEPRHKELYTMNAANFFVPSFLKAISENSEESFRSIMVEPTPGVYTFEMFQPKFCEMLMAEVESMERWVHDQRFHIICPNTMNKYGVVLDDFGLETMLNKLMDGYICPMSRVFFPEVGGLTLDSHHGFVVEYGVNRDIELGFHVDDSEVTLNVCLGEQFYGGDLFFRGVRCDKHVNTETQSEEVFDYAHIPGQAVLHRGRHRHGARATISGHRVNLVIWCRSSVFRELKKHQNDFSSWCGDCRREKKERQYLSVAATKLELLKRDGISAS; encoded by the exons atgTCTACGGATGACGCGACTGAAAAAGCGAGGGAGAATGGGAACGGCGTCGAATTGCCGTCAACGCAAAGGCTGATACCGTTCGAGAACAAGGAGCACAACCCGGAGAGCTACGAGGACATGCAATTGGATTACAGTCCTCTCCTCTTTAGCTCTCTAGAGCGGTACTTGCCACCTAACATGCTCAATTTGCCGCGTGAtcgtaaagtccacttcctgagTGACATTCTGACTCGCTACTCTCCTCAGGGTGAACACACTCGC GTTCAAAAGCATCGAAAGTACAGACAGCAGATTCTATCAAACTATGAG CCTAGACATAAGGAGCTGTATACTATGAATGCTGCAAATTTCTTTGTTCCTTCATTTCTCAAAGCAATCAGTGAGAACTCAGAAGAGAGTTTCAGAAGCATAATGGTGGAACCTACACCAGGAGTTTATACATTTGAAATGTTTCAGCCAAAGTTCTGTGAAATGTTGATGGCTGAG GTAGAAAGCATGGAAAGATGGGTGCATGATCAAAGGTTCCATATAATTTGTCCGAACACTATGAACAAATATGGTGTTGTTCTTGATGACTTTGGACTGGAAACCATGCTTAACAAGTTGATGGATGGCTATATATGTCCCATGTCTAGAG TTTTCTTTCCTGAGGTGGGTGGATTAACTCTGGATTCTCACCATGGTTTTGTTGTTGAATACGGAGTGAATAGGGATATCGAGCTTG GTTTTCATGTTGATGATTCTGAAGTTACCTTGAATGTTTGCTTGGGTGAGCAATTTTATGGTGGAGATTTGTTCTTTCGTGGTGTTCGATGCGATAAACATGTGAATACAGAAACCCAATCAGAG GAGGTTTTTGATTATGCCCACATTCCGGGACAAGCAGTTCTTCATCGTGGTCGCCATCGGCATGGTGCAAGAGCGACAATTTCTGGGCACCGGGTCAACTTGGTTATATGGTGCAGAAG TTCAGTTTTTCGAGAGCTGAAGAAACATCAAAACGATTTTTCCAGCTGGTGTGGAGATTGTCGAcgtgagaaaaaagaaagacaatatCTGTCAGTTGCTGCTACCAAACTG GAATTGCTGAAGAGGGATGGTATATCTGCATCCTGA
- the LOC133704278 gene encoding 2-oxoglutarate and iron-dependent oxygenase domain-containing protein CP2-like isoform X2: MSTDDATEKARENGNGVELPSTQRLIPFENKEHNPESYEDMQLDYSPLLFSSLERYLPPNMLNLPRDRKVHFLSDILTRYSPQGEHTRVQKHRKYRQQILSNYEPRHKELYTMNAANFFVPSFLKAISENSEESFRSIMVEPTPGVYTFEMFQPKFCEMLMAEVESMERWVHDQRFHIICPNTMNKYGVVLDDFGLETMLNKLMDGYICPMSRGFHVDDSEVTLNVCLGEQFYGGDLFFRGVRCDKHVNTETQSEEVFDYAHIPGQAVLHRGRHRHGARATISGHRVNLVIWCRSSVFRELKKHQNDFSSWCGDCRREKKERQYLSVAATKLELLKRDGISAS; the protein is encoded by the exons atgTCTACGGATGACGCGACTGAAAAAGCGAGGGAGAATGGGAACGGCGTCGAATTGCCGTCAACGCAAAGGCTGATACCGTTCGAGAACAAGGAGCACAACCCGGAGAGCTACGAGGACATGCAATTGGATTACAGTCCTCTCCTCTTTAGCTCTCTAGAGCGGTACTTGCCACCTAACATGCTCAATTTGCCGCGTGAtcgtaaagtccacttcctgagTGACATTCTGACTCGCTACTCTCCTCAGGGTGAACACACTCGC GTTCAAAAGCATCGAAAGTACAGACAGCAGATTCTATCAAACTATGAG CCTAGACATAAGGAGCTGTATACTATGAATGCTGCAAATTTCTTTGTTCCTTCATTTCTCAAAGCAATCAGTGAGAACTCAGAAGAGAGTTTCAGAAGCATAATGGTGGAACCTACACCAGGAGTTTATACATTTGAAATGTTTCAGCCAAAGTTCTGTGAAATGTTGATGGCTGAG GTAGAAAGCATGGAAAGATGGGTGCATGATCAAAGGTTCCATATAATTTGTCCGAACACTATGAACAAATATGGTGTTGTTCTTGATGACTTTGGACTGGAAACCATGCTTAACAAGTTGATGGATGGCTATATATGTCCCATGTCTAGAG GTTTTCATGTTGATGATTCTGAAGTTACCTTGAATGTTTGCTTGGGTGAGCAATTTTATGGTGGAGATTTGTTCTTTCGTGGTGTTCGATGCGATAAACATGTGAATACAGAAACCCAATCAGAG GAGGTTTTTGATTATGCCCACATTCCGGGACAAGCAGTTCTTCATCGTGGTCGCCATCGGCATGGTGCAAGAGCGACAATTTCTGGGCACCGGGTCAACTTGGTTATATGGTGCAGAAG TTCAGTTTTTCGAGAGCTGAAGAAACATCAAAACGATTTTTCCAGCTGGTGTGGAGATTGTCGAcgtgagaaaaaagaaagacaatatCTGTCAGTTGCTGCTACCAAACTG GAATTGCTGAAGAGGGATGGTATATCTGCATCCTGA
- the LOC133704911 gene encoding E3 ubiquitin-protein ligase RHA2A-like, whose translation MGLQNQLNDVSSESIPLLLIAFIANCVACLRSFFFSVCHSVGVHRLDQAHVMDDRLMDSMGSGLAGLIVLAEQRKLNRVFAYKYCCGRDDRNDKGGSDCVVCLCTLRDGDQVRKLDCRHVFHKECFDGWLDHLNFNCPLCRCPLVSDERVEETRRRVGENLVEWFSLR comes from the coding sequence ATGGGGTTACAAAACCAGCTGAACGATGTGTCTTCTGAATCGATCCCGTTACTCCTTATAGCATTCATAGCCAACTGTGTTGCCTGCCTTCGCTCTTTCTTTTTCAGCGTTTGCCACTCGGTGGGCGTTCACCGATTGGACCAAGCCCACGTTATGGATGATAGGCTGATGGACTCAATGGGCTCTGGTCTTGCCGGCCTGATCGTGCTTGCCGAGCAGCGTAAACTCAACCGGGTATTTGCTTACAAGTATTGTTGCGGTCGTGATGATAGAAATGACAAGGGAGGATCGGATTGTGTGGTGTGCTTGTGCACGCTAAGGGATGGGGACCAGGTGAGGAAGCTCGATTGCCGCCACGTGTTTCACAAGGAATGTTTTGATGGATGGCTTGATCATCTCAATTTTAACTGCCCTCTTTGTCGGTGCCCGCTTGTTTCCGATGAGCGCGTTGAAGAAACGCGAAGGCGCGTGGGGGAGAACTTAGTGGAGTGGTTCTCCCTGAGATGA
- the LOC133705595 gene encoding fructose-bisphosphate aldolase 3, chloroplastic: MACASFVKLNAASSSWTGQKSSFGKRSPGSSTRRVSFSIRASSYSDELVQTAKLIASPGRGILAIDESNATCGKRLASIGLDNTETNRQAYRQLLLTTPGLGEYISGAILFEETLYQSTTDGRKFVDCLRDENIVPGIKVDKGLVPLPGSNNESWCQGLDGLASRSAEYYKQGARFAKWRTVVSIPCGPSALAVKEAAWGLARYAAISQDNGLVPIVEPEILLDGDHPIDRTLEVAENVWAEVFYYLAENNVVFEGILLKPSMVTPGAEHKEKASPDTIAKYTLTMLKRRVPPAVPGIMFLSGGQSEVQATLNLNAMNQSPNPWHVSFSYARALQNTVLKTWQGRPENVEAAQKSLLVRAKANSLAQLGRYSAEGESEEAKKGMFVKGYTY, translated from the exons ATGGCCTGTGCAAGCTTTGTAAAGCTTAACGCAGCGTCGTCTTCATGGACGGGCCAAAAGTCATCTTTCGGGAAGCGATCTCCGGGATCGTCAACTCGCCGAGTCTCCTTCTCGATCCGCGCCAGCTCTTACAGTGACGAGCTCGTCCAAACTGCT AAACTCATTGCATCACCTGGTCGTGGTATCCTTGCCATAGATGAATCAAATGCAACTTGTGGGAAGAGGTTGGCATCTATTGGCTTGGATAACACTGAAACCAACCGACAAGCATACAGACAACTTCTACTGACCACTCCTGGCCTTGGTGAATACATTTCCGGTGCCATTCTCTTCGAGGAGACACTATACCAGTCTACAACTGATGGAAGGAAGTTCGTGGATTGCCTGCGTGATGAGAACATTGTACCTGGCATCAAAGTTGACAAG gGTTTAGTTCCCCTGCCAGGATCAAACAATGAGTCTTGGTGCCAAGGTTTGGATGGATTGGCCTCAAGGTCTGCTGAATATTACAAGCAAGGCGCACGTTTTGCTAAGTG GAGGACTGTTGTCAGCATTCCTTGTGGCCCTTCTGCTCTGGCTGTCAAGGAAGCTGCATGGGGACTTGCACGATATGCTGCCATTTCTCAG GATAATGGTCTTGTGCCCATAGTTGAGCCTGAGATTCTGCTTGATGGGGACCATCCAATTGACAGGACCCTTGAAGTTGCTGAGAATGTCTGGGCAGAAGTCTTTTACTACTTGGCTGAAAACAATGTTGTGTTTGAGGGCATCCTACTTAAGCCTAGCATGGTAACGCCAGGGGCGGAACACAAGGAGAAGGCTTCCCCAGATACCATAGCCAAATATACACTCACAATGCTTAAAAGGAGAGTACCTCCTGCAGTTCCTGGCATCATG TTTCTGTCGGGAGGACAATCTGAAGTGCAAGCAACGCTCAATCTCAATGCAATGAACCAAAGCCCCAACCCGTGGCATGTTTCCTTCTCATATGCACGTGCACTGCAGAACACCGTGCTCAAGACATGGCAGGGACGCCCTGAGAACGTGGAAGCTGCTCAGAAATCACTTTTGGTGCGTGCCAAGGCTAACTCGCTGGCCCAGCTTGGTAGATATTCCGCTGAGGGTGAAAGCGAGGAAGCTAAGAAGGGAATGTTCGTAAAGGGCTACACCTACTGA